The Stenotrophomonas maltophilia genome includes a region encoding these proteins:
- a CDS encoding response regulator: protein MLEAGNKPEGLKGLRVLVAEDEFAIAMFLVDYLELKGAQVVGPAGDLQALGRLVDTHPIDVALLDINLGGEQVYPLADRLAETGIPFLLTSGYDDNLPSRFASAPRCTKPYHIEALVQQLAALVAAPQVSAGIA, encoded by the coding sequence GTGCTGGAAGCGGGCAACAAACCAGAGGGCCTGAAAGGGCTGCGTGTACTGGTGGCGGAGGATGAATTCGCCATCGCGATGTTTCTGGTCGACTATCTGGAGCTGAAAGGCGCACAGGTGGTGGGGCCTGCCGGTGACCTGCAGGCGCTGGGGCGGCTGGTCGATACCCATCCCATCGATGTGGCATTGCTGGACATCAACCTGGGCGGTGAGCAGGTCTATCCGCTGGCCGATCGGCTGGCCGAGACGGGTATCCCCTTCCTGCTGACCTCCGGTTACGACGACAACCTGCCCAGCCGCTTTGCCAGCGCGCCGCGCTGTACCAAGCCTTATCACATCGAAGCGCTGGTGCAGCAGCTGGCCGCGCTGGTGGCGGCGCCGCAGGTCTCTGCGGGCATTGCCTGA